One window of the Ignavibacteriales bacterium genome contains the following:
- a CDS encoding PAS domain S-box protein — protein sequence MNENITFDFSLFDGFPDMCFLLNANGDIKFLNKSSRNHLDLNINKPEIFFDYVELCDRSKTELLFKDSFSTGISSEIETRLFINKNFVNVNLVFVPFASNGFNEKLIFVTARDISEEKKKEIDLIRFFNVAENTVNPLQITDLNGKMIYVNRAFEISSGYSKEELLGKNPKIFGSGKNSSKFWDKMWDTISSGKVWVGEIENLRKNGESFFTQLLISPILDKEGKVTGYFGIHRDLTEKGL from the coding sequence ATGAACGAAAATATAACATTTGATTTCTCTTTATTTGACGGTTTTCCTGATATGTGTTTTCTACTGAATGCAAATGGGGACATAAAATTTTTAAACAAATCATCAAGAAATCATTTAGATCTTAATATCAATAAACCAGAAATATTTTTTGATTATGTAGAACTTTGTGATAGAAGTAAAACAGAATTACTATTTAAAGACTCGTTTTCAACAGGTATTTCATCAGAAATTGAAACAAGACTTTTTATTAACAAAAACTTTGTTAACGTTAATCTAGTTTTTGTTCCTTTTGCCAGTAATGGATTTAACGAAAAACTCATCTTTGTTACAGCAAGAGATATCAGCGAAGAAAAGAAAAAAGAAATCGATTTAATAAGATTTTTTAATGTTGCTGAGAATACTGTTAATCCATTACAGATTACTGATCTTAATGGTAAAATGATTTATGTAAATAGAGCGTTTGAGATTTCAAGTGGATATTCTAAAGAAGAACTGCTTGGTAAAAATCCTAAAATATTTGGCAGCGGAAAAAATTCTTCAAAATTTTGGGATAAAATGTGGGATACAATTTCCAGTGGAAAAGTTTGGGTAGGCGAGATTGAAAATCTTAGAAAAAATGGCGAATCTTTTTTTACTCAACTTTTAATCTCGCCTATATTAGATAAAGAAGGAAAGGTTACCGGCTATTTTGGGATACATCGCGATCTAACAGAAAAAGGACTTTAG
- a CDS encoding cytochrome b/b6 domain-containing protein: MSESLRQGKQVIRFTRLNRGLHFFMILSFLSLAITGMTVKFAYTGWARFLSHLFGGFEMAGYIHRFAAVVMVIVFIVHITDLIRNKRKQVGGFKQLILGPRSLLFNKKDLNDFIGSIKWFLGKGERPEYGRWTYWEKFDYFAVFWGMIVIGSTGFTLWFPEFFTQFIPGYMINVATIIHSDEALLATGFIFTVHFFNTHLRPEKFPIDVCIFTGRVPLEEFKLDRPAEYKELLEKVNWKNTLLNHTLRLLLRH; encoded by the coding sequence ATGTCAGAATCACTTAGACAAGGAAAACAAGTAATAAGATTTACCAGGTTAAATCGTGGTCTGCACTTTTTTATGATATTAAGTTTTCTCTCTCTTGCGATAACAGGTATGACAGTAAAATTTGCGTATACCGGGTGGGCTAGATTCCTTTCTCATTTATTTGGCGGATTTGAAATGGCTGGCTATATTCATCGATTTGCAGCTGTTGTTATGGTTATTGTTTTTATAGTCCATATAACTGATTTAATTAGAAACAAAAGAAAACAAGTTGGAGGATTTAAACAATTAATTCTTGGTCCGCGATCTTTATTATTTAACAAAAAAGATTTAAATGATTTCATCGGTTCTATCAAATGGTTTTTAGGAAAGGGTGAACGCCCTGAATATGGTAGATGGACTTATTGGGAAAAATTTGATTACTTTGCTGTTTTCTGGGGAATGATCGTTATTGGTTCAACAGGGTTTACACTTTGGTTTCCAGAATTCTTCACACAATTTATACCAGGTTATATGATAAACGTTGCCACTATCATCCATAGTGACGAAGCATTATTAGCGACTGGTTTTATTTTTACTGTGCATTTTTTTAATACTCACTTACGTCCCGAGAAATTTCCGATTGATGTTTGTATCTTCACTGGGAGAGTACCATTAGAGGAATTTAAATTAGATCGACCCGCTGAATACAAAGAGCTTCTGGAAAAGGTGAATTGGAAAAA
- a CDS encoding GHKL domain-containing protein, producing MESIGTLAAGIAHEVGNPLASISALVQVAQRITTDPFVNEKLGLVKSQVTRISKIIRDLVDFSRPSNYELALTDINKVIHEAVEITKVGTKAKDVIFETDLTQDIPMLPLISDQIQQVFVNILLNAVDAIAEKKRASKLEKISVKSECNGDEVTLTFSDTGPGIKEEHITKVFEPFFTTKKEGKGTGLGLWVSYGIVKSFQGDIKIKSKVNEGTTFIIKLPIS from the coding sequence ATGGAAAGTATAGGGACACTGGCTGCAGGGATAGCGCACGAAGTAGGTAATCCACTTGCATCAATTTCCGCTTTAGTTCAAGTTGCACAAAGAATTACAACTGATCCTTTTGTAAATGAAAAGCTTGGATTGGTAAAAAGTCAGGTCACTCGTATCTCAAAAATCATTAGGGATCTTGTGGATTTTTCCCGTCCATCAAATTATGAACTTGCGTTAACAGACATAAATAAAGTTATTCACGAAGCTGTGGAAATAACGAAAGTTGGCACTAAAGCAAAAGATGTAATTTTTGAAACTGATTTAACACAAGATATTCCGATGCTTCCACTAATTTCTGATCAAATTCAACAGGTGTTTGTTAACATATTATTAAACGCTGTGGATGCAATTGCAGAGAAAAAAAGAGCAAGTAAACTTGAAAAAATTTCTGTAAAATCGGAGTGTAATGGTGATGAAGTAACTTTAACTTTTTCCGATACGGGTCCAGGAATCAAAGAAGAACATATCACTAAAGTTTTTGAGCCCTTTTTTACAACCAAAAAAGAAGGTAAAGGAACCGGGCTTGGTTTATGGGTTAGTTACGGCATTGTAAAAAGCTTTCAGGGCGATATTAAAATAAAAAGTAAGGTTAACGAAGGCACAACATTTATTATAAAATTACCAATTAGTTAA
- a CDS encoding hydrogen peroxide-inducible genes activator, protein MTITQLEYIIAVNNYKSFSVAANHCFVTQPTLSMQIQKLEEELGVAIFDRSKNPISATDVGEKLIRQAKIIIEERDRFQNIIENVKGEFSGILRVGIIPTIAPFLLPLFLQSFLDNYPKVELIFDELTTNEIVSGIHKSTLDFGILALPINDSGIVEESLYYEPFVAFIPEKHKLFTKEKISVDDIYVNDLLLLKEGHCLREQTLKVCRTSEKEWRDDHNKILFEFGSLDTLINLVQQNFGVTLLPYLSVKFMKDDSQLNLVREFNPPVPKREIGLVYGKTFIKKHLVQALKKEILNVVPRELTDKKEGLIIH, encoded by the coding sequence ATGACGATTACACAATTAGAATACATAATAGCGGTTAATAATTACAAAAGTTTTTCTGTGGCTGCAAATCACTGTTTTGTAACGCAGCCAACTTTAAGTATGCAGATTCAGAAGCTGGAAGAGGAGCTTGGTGTTGCTATTTTTGATAGAAGTAAAAACCCAATTTCTGCTACCGATGTTGGTGAAAAACTTATCAGACAAGCAAAAATAATAATTGAAGAACGAGATCGTTTTCAAAATATTATTGAGAATGTAAAAGGTGAGTTTAGTGGAATTTTAAGAGTTGGAATAATCCCAACTATTGCCCCATTTTTACTTCCACTATTTTTACAATCATTTTTAGACAATTATCCAAAAGTAGAATTGATATTTGATGAACTTACAACAAATGAAATTGTTTCTGGAATTCATAAATCAACTTTAGATTTTGGAATACTTGCTTTACCGATAAATGATTCCGGAATTGTTGAAGAATCACTTTACTATGAACCATTTGTCGCTTTCATTCCTGAAAAACACAAATTATTTACTAAAGAAAAAATAAGTGTTGATGATATTTATGTAAATGATTTATTACTTTTAAAAGAAGGGCATTGCTTGCGCGAACAAACACTGAAAGTCTGTAGAACATCTGAAAAAGAATGGCGAGATGACCACAATAAAATTTTATTTGAGTTTGGAAGTCTGGACACATTAATAAATTTGGTCCAGCAAAATTTTGGAGTCACTTTACTTCCTTATTTATCTGTAAAGTTTATGAAAGATGATTCTCAATTAAATCTGGTTCGTGAGTTTAATCCTCCAGTTCCTAAAAGAGAAATCGGACTGGTTTATGGAAAAACATTTATTAAAAAACATTTAGTCCAAGCTTTGAAAAAAGAAATTCTGAACGTCGTTCCAAGAGAACTAACTGATAAAAAAGAAGGGTTGATAATTCATTAA
- a CDS encoding cytochrome c has protein sequence MKNILIYLGLVVTIVALYGFAFTIANQPVDDGKQIFVNNKCSMCHTVTSAGIESKKSDAVDLSTVGKEKTKEFLMKYLKKETKLNDKDHKSSFKGSDQDLKTLVDWLLTLKGE, from the coding sequence ATGAAAAATATATTGATTTATCTTGGATTAGTTGTAACGATAGTTGCTTTATACGGATTTGCTTTTACGATTGCTAATCAACCTGTTGATGACGGTAAACAAATTTTTGTGAACAATAAATGTTCAATGTGCCACACGGTTACTTCTGCTGGTATTGAATCTAAAAAATCTGATGCCGTTGATCTTTCAACTGTAGGAAAAGAAAAAACTAAAGAATTTTTAATGAAGTATTTAAAAAAAGAAACCAAGTTAAACGACAAGGATCATAAATCTTCTTTTAAAGGAAGTGATCAAGATCTTAAAACTTTGGTTGATTGGTTACTTACTCTTAAAGGAGAATAA
- a CDS encoding cytochrome b/b6 domain-containing protein, with translation MSLSSMALISSSSEKLRCFPNILKKIQTLLVIGLVILPTNIYAQSIDDCLMCHSDNELTMEKNGKEISLFVKEDVYKSSAHSKLSCVSCHKNFDAENLPHAENIKEINCVSCHQKDLIKHSFHPQIIKSKGFGKSNDTSCKGCHGIHDVVSPKNPKSKWSNSNLTTTCGTCHKAASENYLSSDHAAAFQSGDKGAPNCINCHKSPITEKAFLNNTAEKKKAQEKLCLSCHLDNKDVRERSTPSAGFIHAYDKSVHGYALHSKNNGDAANCINCHNSHKIIKGTDSRSSVYKLNIPQTCGKCHTEIQKEYSESIHGQLVAKGNGDSPSCTNCHGEHNILKTDDPNSPVAFENVSREICSPCHSSVKLTEKYGISSNRYKTFSQSYHGLALSGGSASVANCGSCHGVHNIKPSTDPTSMVFKGNLIKTYGKCHPGANETFTQGSIHVTLDKEDEPILYWISTTYIFLLFSILGGMFLHNLLDLIKKSKVRKLKQLGKIQEEKHGHSLYLRMTVNERIQHFTMAFSFMILVLTGFMLRYPDSWWVSHIRDFWTDVVVYRSWIHRISAIIMIIVSLYHIYYIAFTQRGRELVRDLFPKLQDFTDAIGVAKYNLGISKTKPKLDRFSYIEKAEYWALIWGTIVMSLTGLLMWIYIDYIGVFSKLDWDIARTIHYYEAWLAFLAIVIWHFYFVIFNPDVYPMSLAWFKGTITEEEMAEEHPLELERIKKAKANIPDDSI, from the coding sequence TTGAGTTTATCATCTATGGCATTGATTTCATCATCAAGCGAAAAATTAAGATGCTTCCCAAACATCTTAAAAAAGATACAAACCCTCCTTGTAATCGGATTAGTTATTCTACCCACAAATATATATGCTCAATCGATTGATGACTGTTTGATGTGCCATAGTGATAATGAACTCACTATGGAAAAAAATGGGAAAGAAATTTCCCTATTCGTAAAAGAAGATGTTTATAAAAGTTCTGCACATTCAAAATTAAGCTGCGTTTCTTGCCACAAGAATTTTGATGCTGAAAACTTGCCACACGCAGAAAATATTAAAGAAATTAATTGTGTTAGTTGTCATCAAAAAGATTTAATAAAGCATTCGTTTCATCCTCAAATTATTAAATCTAAAGGCTTTGGAAAAAGTAATGATACCTCCTGTAAAGGATGTCACGGTATTCACGATGTTGTTTCACCTAAAAACCCGAAGAGCAAATGGAGTAATTCCAACTTAACTACTACATGCGGAACCTGCCACAAAGCAGCAAGTGAAAATTATCTTAGTTCTGATCACGCGGCTGCCTTTCAATCTGGAGACAAGGGAGCACCAAATTGTATTAATTGTCATAAATCACCTATTACTGAAAAAGCATTTTTAAACAATACTGCTGAAAAGAAAAAAGCGCAAGAAAAATTATGCCTGTCATGCCATTTAGATAATAAAGATGTAAGAGAAAGATCAACTCCTTCAGCAGGTTTTATTCATGCTTATGATAAAAGCGTTCATGGGTATGCACTTCATAGCAAGAATAATGGAGATGCTGCGAATTGTATAAATTGTCATAATTCCCATAAAATAATCAAGGGAACAGATTCAAGATCAAGTGTTTACAAATTAAATATTCCTCAGACATGTGGTAAATGTCATACAGAAATTCAGAAAGAATATTCAGAAAGTATACATGGACAATTAGTTGCAAAAGGAAATGGAGATTCCCCTTCATGTACTAACTGTCATGGTGAACATAACATTTTAAAAACTGATGATCCAAACTCACCGGTAGCATTTGAAAATGTTTCAAGGGAGATATGTTCGCCCTGTCATTCATCTGTAAAACTAACTGAAAAATATGGCATCTCATCAAATAGATACAAAACGTTTTCACAATCTTATCATGGGCTGGCTTTAAGCGGCGGATCTGCATCTGTAGCAAATTGTGGAAGTTGTCATGGTGTTCATAACATCAAACCTTCTACTGATCCAACATCAATGGTTTTTAAAGGAAATCTTATAAAAACATACGGCAAATGCCATCCTGGTGCAAATGAAACTTTTACTCAGGGAAGCATCCATGTAACATTAGACAAAGAAGATGAACCAATTCTCTATTGGATTTCAACAACATATATATTTCTTCTTTTCTCAATTCTTGGTGGAATGTTTTTACATAATTTGTTAGATCTAATAAAAAAATCTAAGGTAAGAAAATTAAAACAACTTGGTAAAATACAAGAAGAAAAACACGGTCACTCACTTTACTTAAGGATGACTGTTAATGAGAGAATTCAACATTTTACTATGGCTTTTAGTTTTATGATATTAGTTTTAACAGGATTTATGTTACGTTATCCTGATTCATGGTGGGTTAGTCATATCAGAGACTTTTGGACTGATGTGGTAGTATATAGAAGTTGGATACATAGAATTTCTGCAATTATAATGATAATAGTTAGCCTTTATCATATTTATTATATTGCATTCACCCAAAGAGGTAGAGAATTAGTCCGCGATTTATTTCCAAAACTGCAAGATTTTACCGATGCTATTGGCGTTGCAAAATATAATTTGGGAATATCTAAAACCAAACCGAAATTAGACAGATTTAGCTATATTGAAAAAGCTGAGTACTGGGCTTTAATTTGGGGGACAATAGTGATGAGCTTAACTGGTTTATTGATGTGGATATACATTGATTATATTGGAGTGTTCTCAAAACTTGATTGGGATATAGCTCGTACAATTCACTATTATGAAGCGTGGCTAGCATTCCTTGCTATAGTTATTTGGCATTTTTATTTTGTAATTTTCAACCCGGATGTTTATCCGATGAGCCTAGCCTGGTTCAAGGGAACTATTACTGAAGAAGAAATGGCAGAAGAACATCCCTTGGAACTGGAACGAATTAAAAAGGCCAAAGCTAATATTCCAGATGATAGCATATAA
- a CDS encoding YbaN family protein, with the protein MKEQTIPISPFVKYFYLLSGFVLVAIGVIGIFLPLLPTTIFLILASICFLKSSPKANEWLRNHKILGGYIDNYQNKTGLTRNAKIVNIITLWTSIFLSAFLLTNELYIKLILFAIAIGVTIHLLMIKTKRLEIKENFNTNKLYN; encoded by the coding sequence ATGAAAGAACAAACAATCCCCATTTCGCCATTTGTAAAATATTTCTATCTATTAAGTGGATTTGTTCTTGTTGCAATCGGCGTAATTGGAATTTTTCTACCGCTTTTACCCACAACTATTTTTCTGATTCTAGCCTCAATTTGTTTTCTAAAAAGCTCACCAAAAGCAAATGAGTGGTTAAGAAATCATAAAATACTTGGCGGATATATTGATAATTATCAAAATAAAACGGGACTAACTCGTAATGCAAAAATTGTAAACATAATTACACTTTGGACATCAATTTTTTTATCAGCCTTTCTACTTACAAATGAACTTTATATCAAATTAATTTTATTTGCAATTGCAATAGGAGTTACAATTCATCTTTTAATGATTAAGACAAAACGATTAGAGATCAAAGAAAATTTTAATACAAATAAATTATATAACTAA
- the katG gene encoding catalase/peroxidase HPI, whose protein sequence is MSDESKCPVPHGAHNHTTGKGTSNRDWWPNQLNLGILHQHAPASNPMDPDFDYAKEFKKLDMKALKKDLYALMTESQDWWPADWGHYGSLFIRMAWHSAGTYRTADGRGGGGTGNQRFAPINSWPDNGNLDKARRLLWPIKQKYGNKISWADLFILAGNSALESMGFKTFGFGGGRADIYQPEEDIYWGNEDTWLGDKRYSGERELENPLAAVQMGLIYVNPEGPNGNPDPVASGRDVRETFARMAMNDEETVALTAGGHTFGKMHGAGDPKLVGPEPEAAPIEEQGLGWINKFGTGKAQHATTSGLEGAWKPNPTKWDMGYFDMLFGYEWEKVKSPAGAWQWQAKNVKPEHMIPDAHDPSKKHPPTMTTADLSLRFDPIYEPISRRFHKDPKAFADAFARAWFKLTHRDMGPKARYLGPEVPKADLIWQDPVPAVNHKLINKKDIAGLKTKIVDSGLSVSELVSTAWASASTFRGSDMRGGANGARIRLEPQKDWEVNQPAQLEKVLKKLKSIQKDFNNSQKDGKKVSLADLIVLGGCAGVEAAAKDAGYKIEVPFTPGRMDASQAQTDVESFSVMEPEADGFRNYQKKAYTVSAEEMLIDKAQLLTLSAPEMTVLVGGLRVLSANHDQSKHGVFTDQVGKLTNDFFVNLLDMGTKWKPISDTGDTFEGCDRKTNQLKWTGTRVDLIFGSNSQLRALAEVYAQDDAKEKFVHDFVTAWNKVMNLDRFDLK, encoded by the coding sequence ATGAGTGATGAAAGTAAATGTCCTGTACCGCACGGGGCTCACAACCATACCACTGGCAAAGGCACATCGAACAGAGATTGGTGGCCCAATCAGTTGAACCTTGGCATCCTTCACCAACATGCACCGGCTTCCAACCCGATGGATCCGGATTTCGATTATGCTAAAGAATTTAAGAAACTTGATATGAAAGCACTGAAGAAAGATCTTTATGCTCTGATGACTGAGTCGCAAGATTGGTGGCCTGCTGACTGGGGTCATTATGGGAGTTTGTTTATTCGTATGGCATGGCACAGTGCCGGAACTTACCGAACTGCTGATGGTCGCGGTGGAGGCGGAACAGGTAATCAACGTTTTGCTCCTATAAACAGTTGGCCTGACAATGGCAACCTTGATAAAGCACGCCGTCTGCTCTGGCCTATCAAACAAAAATATGGAAACAAAATTTCCTGGGCTGACCTTTTTATCTTAGCCGGCAACAGCGCATTAGAATCGATGGGCTTCAAGACATTTGGTTTCGGAGGTGGACGCGCTGACATCTATCAGCCAGAAGAAGACATCTACTGGGGCAACGAAGATACATGGCTGGGAGATAAACGTTATAGTGGTGAACGCGAGCTCGAGAATCCTTTAGCCGCTGTACAGATGGGACTAATCTATGTAAATCCCGAAGGTCCGAATGGCAATCCAGATCCAGTAGCTTCAGGTCGTGATGTGCGCGAAACATTTGCACGTATGGCTATGAATGATGAAGAAACCGTAGCTCTAACTGCTGGTGGACACACATTTGGTAAAATGCATGGCGCAGGTGATCCAAAGTTAGTTGGTCCCGAACCAGAAGCTGCACCTATAGAAGAACAGGGTTTAGGCTGGATCAATAAATTTGGAACTGGTAAAGCTCAGCATGCAACTACAAGCGGATTAGAAGGTGCGTGGAAGCCAAATCCAACAAAATGGGATATGGGATATTTTGATATGCTTTTTGGTTACGAGTGGGAAAAGGTTAAAAGCCCGGCTGGTGCATGGCAGTGGCAAGCTAAGAACGTTAAACCAGAACATATGATACCGGATGCTCACGATCCATCCAAGAAGCATCCACCTACGATGACAACCGCAGATTTATCTTTACGCTTCGATCCAATTTACGAACCTATTTCACGAAGATTCCACAAGGATCCAAAAGCATTTGCTGATGCATTTGCAAGAGCATGGTTTAAACTGACTCACCGTGATATGGGACCAAAAGCTCGTTATCTCGGACCAGAAGTTCCAAAGGCAGACCTGATATGGCAGGACCCAGTTCCAGCAGTTAATCATAAGCTTATTAATAAAAAGGATATTGCAGGACTCAAAACTAAAATCGTTGATTCAGGACTCTCAGTATCAGAACTGGTTTCTACTGCGTGGGCTTCTGCATCTACTTTTCGTGGTTCGGATATGCGTGGTGGAGCTAACGGTGCGCGTATTCGTTTAGAACCACAAAAGGACTGGGAAGTAAACCAACCAGCACAACTTGAAAAGGTACTGAAAAAACTTAAAAGCATTCAGAAAGATTTTAACAATTCACAAAAGGATGGCAAAAAAGTTTCTCTGGCTGATCTAATCGTTCTGGGTGGATGTGCTGGTGTTGAAGCAGCAGCTAAAGATGCCGGTTACAAGATTGAAGTTCCGTTTACTCCGGGACGTATGGATGCATCACAAGCTCAGACCGATGTAGAATCATTCAGTGTAATGGAACCCGAGGCTGATGGTTTCCGTAATTATCAAAAGAAAGCTTACACAGTTTCAGCAGAGGAAATGCTGATAGACAAAGCACAGCTACTTACTTTAAGTGCACCGGAGATGACAGTGCTCGTTGGTGGTTTGCGTGTACTTAGTGCAAACCATGATCAATCAAAACATGGTGTGTTTACAGATCAGGTTGGAAAACTAACTAACGACTTCTTTGTCAACTTGCTTGATATGGGCACCAAGTGGAAACCAATATCTGATACCGGAGATACTTTTGAAGGATGCGATCGTAAGACAAACCAACTCAAGTGGACGGGAACCCGTGTTGATTTGATTTTCGGTTCAAACTCACAGCTCCGTGCACTTGCAGAAGTCTATGCACAGGATGATGCAAAAGAAAAGTTTGTGCATGACTTTGTTACCGCCTGGAACAAAGTTATGAACCTTGACCGTTTCGACTTGAAGTAA
- a CDS encoding sigma-54-dependent Fis family transcriptional regulator, whose amino-acid sequence MAHKILVVDDEEIIRDSLFYILEKEGYQVDKAENGKIAYDKMIANHFDLVITDIEMPFMKGTELLEKIKTLNFQTSVIMITAFGSLDTAITALRNGASDYILKPIEFDELLIKTKRLFELRELLLENRVLREEIHRKYDFENIVGKSINIKKVYEMIEAVAETDSTVLISGNSGTGKELVARALHYKSHRKNKPFVAVNCGAISENLIESELFGHKKGAFTGAISDKDGYMKAANGGTLFLDEISEMPPQLQVKLLRAIQEKEYTPVGTTVSLSVNTRFIATTNRNLEEEVKTGKFREDLFYRINVVDIHLPSLKEREEDIPLLADHFLDKYRKELNKNIKGIDSEAMRAILNHEWKGEIRELENIIERAVIFCKGEMITLQELPQTFKPKNDEIDFSFSGSLDDSVRKFERDFIIRALENNDNNKEKTADALRVGLSTLYRKLKELDIKV is encoded by the coding sequence ATGGCTCATAAAATTTTAGTAGTTGATGATGAAGAAATAATTAGAGATTCATTATTCTATATTCTTGAAAAAGAAGGCTACCAGGTTGATAAAGCTGAGAATGGAAAAATTGCTTACGACAAAATGATAGCAAATCATTTTGATCTAGTAATAACAGATATTGAAATGCCTTTTATGAAAGGAACAGAATTATTAGAAAAGATTAAAACATTAAACTTTCAAACTTCTGTTATTATGATAACAGCATTTGGATCATTAGATACTGCTATAACAGCTCTTAGAAATGGTGCTAGTGATTACATTTTAAAGCCAATCGAATTTGATGAACTTCTAATCAAAACAAAAAGACTTTTTGAATTAAGAGAATTACTGTTAGAAAACCGCGTCTTGCGTGAAGAAATACACAGGAAATATGATTTTGAAAATATTGTTGGTAAAAGTATAAATATAAAAAAAGTCTATGAGATGATTGAAGCTGTAGCAGAAACTGATTCAACTGTGCTTATAAGTGGAAATAGTGGAACAGGTAAAGAACTTGTAGCGCGTGCTTTACATTATAAAAGCCATCGAAAAAATAAACCGTTCGTCGCAGTCAATTGTGGAGCCATTTCAGAAAATTTGATTGAAAGCGAATTATTTGGGCATAAGAAAGGTGCATTTACCGGCGCTATTTCTGATAAGGACGGCTATATGAAAGCTGCAAATGGTGGCACTTTATTTTTAGATGAGATAAGCGAAATGCCTCCTCAGCTTCAGGTGAAATTATTAAGAGCAATACAAGAAAAAGAATATACTCCAGTAGGCACAACAGTATCGCTTTCCGTTAATACAAGATTTATCGCTACAACAAATAGAAATCTTGAAGAAGAAGTTAAGACTGGAAAATTTCGCGAAGATCTTTTTTATAGAATAAATGTTGTTGATATTCATCTCCCCTCTCTAAAAGAAAGAGAAGAAGATATTCCATTACTTGCTGATCATTTTCTTGATAAATATCGCAAAGAGTTGAATAAGAATATTAAAGGGATTGATAGTGAAGCTATGCGTGCAATACTAAATCACGAGTGGAAAGGTGAAATTAGAGAACTCGAAAATATTATTGAACGAGCTGTTATTTTTTGTAAAGGTGAAATGATTACCTTGCAGGAACTACCACAAACGTTTAAACCAAAAAATGATGAAATAGATTTTTCATTTAGCGGCTCACTTGATGATTCTGTGCGAAAGTTTGAAAGGGATTTTATCATCCGAGCTTTGGAGAATAACGATAATAACAAAGAAAAAACTGCTGATGCATTGCGAGTTGGTCTATCAACATTATATCGCAAATTAAAAGAGCTCGATATTAAAGTTTAG
- a CDS encoding acyl-CoA thioesterase, translating to MFTIKRKINFFDCDPAGIIFYSRIFEFCHSAYEQMISSFDLKENYWMNEDYVVPIIHSESEYVKPIKFGDEISINVQVSQLKNSSFELTYVIKKEKILCCHAKTVHVFVDKKSWKKQEMFKDLTEGLKKHNN from the coding sequence ATGTTTACAATAAAAAGAAAAATAAATTTTTTTGACTGCGATCCAGCAGGAATAATTTTTTACTCTAGAATTTTTGAGTTTTGTCATTCTGCTTATGAGCAGATGATTTCCAGCTTTGATTTAAAAGAAAATTATTGGATGAATGAGGATTATGTTGTCCCAATTATTCATTCTGAAAGCGAGTATGTTAAACCAATTAAATTTGGTGATGAAATTTCAATCAATGTTCAAGTTTCACAACTTAAAAATTCTTCGTTTGAACTTACTTATGTGATAAAAAAAGAAAAAATTTTATGCTGCCATGCAAAAACTGTTCACGTTTTTGTAGATAAAAAAAGTTGGAAGAAACAAGAGATGTTTAAAGACTTAACAGAGGGATTGAAGAAACATAACAATTAA